The region CGCAGACTACCTGAACGTGAACGCCCCCACGCCCGAGAACGCGGACGCAGACGGCCGGCCCGAGATGGTCGTCACCGAACCCTCCAAACTCTACGCGATGAGTGCCGAGTTCGATGGCGAGACACTCCGACTGAAAGACGAGGTGTGGCAGCGGATGCAGTCCGGCGACATCCCCGACGAGAACGGCACAGACCGTCGTGCGGTCATCGACGGCAAGGTGAGTGTCTCCCCGCTGACGGCGCCCCACAGCGTCGAGCGCCACCAGCGGCTGGACGACCTCGCAGCGGCGTTCGGCGAACTCGCGGAGCCGGCCGAGGAGTAAGCTAGTTGTAGCGCTCCTTCCGGAGCACGGTCACCCGCGTCCCGTCGTAGCTGGCGACCACTTTCGCGTTCTCCCGGATAAACGTCACATTGCCGAGTGTGACGGAGCTGTTCTGCTGTGGAATCGGTGCGCTCAGGGTCCTGTTCTGTCCGGTCAAGGAGAGGACGAACGTGCCATTCTCCGGGACGACCGAGACGTTGTTTCCCGCCAGGCGCAGGTCCGCTCGTGCCGGCCCGGAGGTGTAGGCCGTCCGGGTCCGACCGTCGTGGGTCAGCCGAACGCGGTAGGCGGTCCCGCCGTCGACGGCCTGCCAGCCGCCACGAGTCACCAACAGTTCGTGACGCCAGCCAACACCGCCGACGACGACGCGAGCGCGGCCGCTGCTCGCGAGCTTCCCCTTCGAGACGGCGGTGATCCAGATGTTTCGATCCTCGTTCCGGACGATGACGCCAGAGGTGTTCACCTGCGTCGATTCGCCGAAAGCCTCCACGGGGATTGCAGAAACCATCCCGTTGGTGACGTTCTCCGCGTAGGTCACCTCGTAGCCGTCGACGGTGACGGGGTCGCCCGGAACCCCGCCCGCTGTCGTGAGGAGGTTCACGGGAATCGCGGGGCCTGCGAGCAGCGCAGCCACGAGCACCAGCGTGGTGACGCCCACCTGGCGGGCGGAGACGCTCGCCCAGTCGCCCTCCGCAGCTTCCTCCGGGGCGTTCTCGTCACGGTCGAGCAAGGCGCCAAACCGCTCGGTGAGCGGCCGGTCTGACCCCGCGACGCTGACCACGATGAGGACGGCCGTGACGGCCACAATGACCGTTCCCAGCGCACGGAACAGCACGAACTCCGTCCCGCCGCGGTACCAGTAGACTGCCCAGAGCGACTGCATCGTCCCGACCAGTACCACTCCGGCCCAGAGCCTAGCTGGCGAGGGACTCGGTTCCTCGCTGTGCCGGAGGTAAACTGCCCCCAGCAACACACCCACCAGGAGGCCGATTGCGTGGCCCTGAATCGCGATGTTCGACCACCAGGGCGTGATGAACACCGACCGTCCAGACACCGTCGAGGTCGGGTTCTGGAGGGCACGGTAGGTCTGGCCGATGACGTCCGACCCGACCAGCGCGAGCACGGTAGCGCACGAGTGCGAACCCGGCGAACGCGAAGACGACGCCGGAGAAGCCAATGACGGGACCGAGCGTAAACAGCGTTAGCGTCACGCCGACGATGGCGACGGTAGCGGGGAACACCAGCAGCGCCCGCACGTATGGGTTCGTCTGGAGCGATCCGAACGAACTCGCGCCGCGTTCTCGCGGGAAGTGGCCGAACGCGTACTCGACGATCGGTGCGAGCGCGACGGTGCCAAAGAGGTTGCCGAGCAGGTGGCCCGGCCCGGCGTGGGCGAAGCCTGCGGTGAGCATTCCCAGCGGCGCGAGGTAGGACCACGCGCGGAACGGGATCACGACCGGGCGGTACCAGTGTGTGTAGCCGCCCTGCACGAAGAGATAGACCGCGAGCACACCGAGTACGGTGACGACAGTCCCCCACGGCACACCCAGCACGAACCGCCGACGGAGGCGGACGAGGAGGCCGTGGTCTTCGAGAGAGAGGGCGAAGGCTGCGCCGCCGACCAGGGTGAGGACGACGGCGACGCGCTGGAGGAACTCCAACATCGTCCCCGACTCTGGGGCCACAGGACTTCAAACCACCTGGCGAGGGCGCTACGATCGCGGTGTGAGGGCCGTTCAGGTCGTACAGATTCGGTTGCCCGTACCAGCCGCGGTCCGGGGGTTACTCCCGGCCGTTGAAAATTCGTCTGTGGCTCGACGAGGCTGCTCTCGCCTGGTCGACGGTTCGGTGATGAAGGGGTATCGACACCCCTCAGTTGTGGCCGGCCCGTAAATCAGGAGGCAGAGACGGGCTTCGCGGCGAGATGCTGCTCAATACGGGCCACATTGCCCTGGTTTGACTTCCAGGCGATGTCGAGCAGGTCGCCCACGACGGGGACGCTCCCGACGACGGCATCGAGTGCGACGACAAGGAGCATTCGGGCGAGTGCTGGCTTCGGGAGCCCGATTTTGTGCCCCTGGTAGACGATGTAGAGACTAAACAGCGCCGTAATCCAGTCGCCCGCCACCGGGAGCAGTCCGAGAATTCCGTCCAGGCCGACACCGCCGACGATTGGGAGATCGATTGCCGAATCCAGGAGGTCCGCACAGCGCCGCGCCCGGTCGAGCCTCGCCGCGGCGTCCATCTACAGGCGGCTCTCGGCGTCGTCGGCCAGTTCTTGCATCCGCTTGCCAATGCGGCCGGCCGAGGAGAACTCGTCCTCGCTCATCGCACTGGCAAGTGCGTTTCCTAGCACGAACACGGCGTGTTTGTGCTCGCTCTTCGATTTGTGAACGTGTGAGGGGTCAACGTCAAGTTCCTCATACGGTGCGAACGCCCCTGCCTCGACGTCCTCACGCTCCCGGAAGTTCTCCATGATGACGACCATCTGTTCGTGGAGTTCGAGCAGTTCGTCCTTGTGCATACCGCTAGCTGGACGTTCCGGGGGTTTAAGGGTTATTGCGGGGCCATGGCATACAGTCGACGACTGAGAACTGACGCTGGAGAACCAGCCGTGGCGGGCACAGCGCGCCGCGGTTCAGAAGACGTACTCGTCTTCGTGACCCATCATGCCCTCTTCTTCGTACTCGGGCTCCTCGTCGTCCATCGGGCCGCTCGTCTTGAACGCTTTCAGGCCGGTCGAGAGCAGCTCTTCGACGGCCTCGTTGCGGTCGGCGAACTCCCCCTGTTCGACGAGCTGTGCGATCTGCATTTCCAGGTGTTCGGGGACCGTGAGGTGGACCTTCGGCATCAGTTATCACACGATTGGTCTAGTGGATATTTAAAACCGTTGCCCCCGGGTCGGGTCGGTCGAACGGGGACGAGACGGCTGCTGTGTCGGGGTTACAGCACAGCCTCGAGTTCCTCGGCCCACGCAAGCAGGCGCTCGTCGTCGCCGAAGCGCGCGGCGAACTGCACACCCACCGGAAGGCCTGAAACTGCCCCTGCGGGGAGGCCGACCGTTGGCACCCCCGCGTGGGTCCACGGGAGATTCATGACGGGGTCGCCGGTGTCGTCGATACCCTCCGGTGCAGGCCCTGGCGCTGCAGGGGCGGCCCACACGTCGACACCGAGGCTGTCCATCGCGTCAGTGAGTGCGACACGGAGGTCCAGCCGACCGTTACGGGCGTCGACGAGATCTCCGACCGGAACGTCACGGCCGTCTTCGAGCAGATCGACCGTTCCCTGCGCGTAGCGATCGCCGTATGCTGCATAGAGCGGGCCGTGTTCGAGTGCCGCCTCCGCAGCGACCATGTCGTTGTGTCGGGCGTTCACCGAATCAATCGTGTCCAGGGCGTCGGTTCGTTTGATCTCGTAACCCGCAGTACGGAGATCGTCGAGGGAGTTCTCGAACGCTGTCAGCATCGCATCGTCGGCTTGGTCCAGATAGACGTCGGAGGGAACGCCGACGACGGGTTTGTCGGGTTCGTCCTCGGGAGGCTCCCACTCCGTACAGAGCACTTCGGCGGCGAGCCGAGCGCCTGCGGCGTCCTGTGTGAAGTACCCGACGTGGTCGGCTGACGGCGAGAGCGGAACCACCCCGCTACTCGGGACTCGGTCGTAGCTTGGCTTCACGCCGACGACCCCACAGAACGAGGCCGGACGGATAACCGAGCCGACGGTTTGGCTGCCGAGCGCGAGCGGCAGTTCGCCCGTGGCGACGGCCGCCGCGCTGCCGGACGATGACCCACCTGGCGTGTGACTGAGATTGTGTGGGTTCCGTGTTGGCCCGGGCGCGAAGTACGCAAACTCCGTGGTCACGGTCTTACCGAGCAGAACAGCCCCCGCATCCAAGAGCGCGCTAACGGCGTCGGCCTGCGGCCCCGCAAGCGCCTCCAGCGGGAGTTCCGAGCCGGCTCGAGTGGGCAGCCCGTCGACGTGGAAGATGTCCTTTACTCCGACTGGGACGCCGTAGAGCGGCGGCTTTCGCTCCGATTTTTCGTGAGCGGCTTCGATGGCAGAGGCATCGTCAGCGACTCGCTCAGCGCGGTGCTCCTCATCGAGAAGCGCGTGCACATCGCTCTCGACCGCATCCACGCGCTCCAGACACGTCTTCGCGTACGCAATCGGGGTCCGTTCACCGCCCCGGAGCCCGTCAACGGCCTCCCCCAGTGGGTTCTCGTGTGTCGTCATTGGCTGGTGGTCTCACCGAACGGCCAAAGCTTCCGGGGACCCACAGACGGGCGCCTCCGGAGTCGACACCCATAGGTGAGCGCCACCCCTCTACAGAACTATGCGTACGGACACCACCTCGCTCTACCGGGAGTTTGGCGATGAGCGACTCCCACCAGGGCAGCGAAAGACCGACCGCTTCCCCGTCCTCTCGAAGGGGGACACGCCCAGCGTGGACGAGGACTGGTCGCTCACCGTCACCGGTGCCGTCGAGACGGAGCGGGAGTTCTCCCGTGAGGCGTTTCAAGACCTCGGCGCCGAGACCCAACTCCAGGATTTCCACTGTGTCACCGGCTGGTCGAAGTTCGACTGTGCGTTCACGGGAGTCAGCTTCCCCACGCTGATGGAAGCGGTGGGTGTCGACGACGACGCAGAACACGTCATGTTCGCGGCCCACGACGGCTACACGACGGACCTCTCGCTCGCTGCGTGCGACCGCGAGGAGGTCATGTTCGTCTGGGCCTACGATGGCGAGCCCCTGCCGCCAGAGCACGGCGGCCCCCTCCGGGTGGTCACCCCCCACAAGTACGCCTACAAGGGCGCAAAATGGGTCAGCGGCGTGGAGTTCCTCACCGGGAAGGAACTGGGCTACTGGGAGAAGCGTGGCTACTCCGACAGCGCGAACCCGTGGAACGAGGAACGGTACAGTTAGGACGAGCCAAAGAGAACCAAAACTGAATGGAGTCACCGCGGCAGGCCGGCGCCGAGCCGGTCGAGACGACGCTCGTCACCGGGACCCGGGAGGTGGAAGACGTCTCCTTCCGCGCGTTCCTCGCCAGCCACGCCGCCCCCCGATTCCACTGGGCCGCCCCGGACGGCCTCGAACTCGTCGGTGCCGGCGAGGCAGCCCGATTGATGGGCCACGGCACCGACCGGTTCGAAGCCGTTCGCGACGTCGCAATCGAGTGTTTCGAGGGCGCCGATCTCGTCGACGGTGCCGCTCGCCCGCGCTTCTTCGGCGGGGGGGCGTTCCACGACGACCACGAACCCTCGCCGCCGTGGGAGGGGTTCCGCGCTGCGGAGTTCGTCCTCCCCCAAATCCAACTGGTCCGGGCGGACGAAGCCACTCACCTCACCGTCAGCCGCGGCGACGGTGACAAGGAGGCACTCGAGCGTGACCTCGTGGCTGCCCTCGACACCCTCTCGGAGTTGCCGGCGATGCGCCCCGTCGGGGACCCGCCTGGCGTGGTTGCCAGCCGTCGCACCACCACCGAGACAGAGTGGACCGAGCAGGTCGAGTCCGCCATCAGGCGCATCGAGGACGGCGAACTGCGGAAAGTCGTGCTCGCCGTAGCACTCGCGGTCACTCTCGAAACCGAGGTAACCGTCCCGGACGCGCTCGAGCGCCTGCGCCGGTCCTACCCAGACTGCTTCCGATTCCTCGTCCAACCGACCGACCAGGCCGGTTTTTTCGGCGTCCCACCAGAGCGCCTCGTCCGCCTCGAAGGTCCCGACGCACGCACGGAGGCGCTCGCCGGCTCT is a window of halophilic archaeon DL31 DNA encoding:
- a CDS encoding hypothetical protein (KEGG: ter:Tery_1305 hypothetical protein); the protein is MDAAARLDRARRCADLLDSAIDLPIVGGVGLDGILGLLPVAGDWITALFSLYIVYQGHKIGLPKPALARMLLVVALDAVVGSVPVVGDLLDIAWKSNQGNVARIEQHLAAKPVSAS
- a CDS encoding protein of unknown function UPF0058 (PFAM: Uncharacterised protein family UPF0058~KEGG: nmg:Nmag_3221 protein of unknown function UPF0058), which gives rise to MHKDELLELHEQMVVIMENFREREDVEAGAFAPYEELDVDPSHVHKSKSEHKHAVFVLGNALASAMSEDEFSSAGRIGKRMQELADDAESRL
- a CDS encoding hypothetical protein (KEGG: nph:NP2720A hypothetical protein), giving the protein MPKVHLTVPEHLEMQIAQLVEQGEFADRNEAVEELLSTGLKAFKTSGPMDDEEPEYEEEGMMGHEDEYVF
- a CDS encoding Amidase (PFAM: Amidase~KEGG: hje:HacjB3_06995 amidase), which gives rise to MTTHENPLGEAVDGLRGGERTPIAYAKTCLERVDAVESDVHALLDEEHRAERVADDASAIEAAHEKSERKPPLYGVPVGVKDIFHVDGLPTRAGSELPLEALAGPQADAVSALLDAGAVLLGKTVTTEFAYFAPGPTRNPHNLSHTPGGSSSGSAAAVATGELPLALGSQTVGSVIRPASFCGVVGVKPSYDRVPSSGVVPLSPSADHVGYFTQDAAGARLAAEVLCTEWEPPEDEPDKPVVGVPSDVYLDQADDAMLTAFENSLDDLRTAGYEIKRTDALDTIDSVNARHNDMVAAEAALEHGPLYAAYGDRYAQGTVDLLEDGRDVPVGDLVDARNGRLDLRVALTDAMDSLGVDVWAAPAAPGPAPEGIDDTGDPVMNLPWTHAGVPTVGLPAGAVSGLPVGVQFAARFGDDERLLAWAEELEAVL
- a CDS encoding oxidoreductase molybdopterin binding protein (PFAM: Oxidoreductase, molybdopterin binding~KEGG: hvo:HVO_1471 sulfite oxidase-like protein); translated protein: MRTDTTSLYREFGDERLPPGQRKTDRFPVLSKGDTPSVDEDWSLTVTGAVETEREFSREAFQDLGAETQLQDFHCVTGWSKFDCAFTGVSFPTLMEAVGVDDDAEHVMFAAHDGYTTDLSLAACDREEVMFVWAYDGEPLPPEHGGPLRVVTPHKYAYKGAKWVSGVEFLTGKELGYWEKRGYSDSANPWNEERYS
- a CDS encoding isochorismate synthase (TIGRFAM: Isochorismate synthase~KEGG: hje:HacjB3_08360 isochorismate synthase~PFAM: Chorismate binding, C-terminal); protein product: MESPRQAGAEPVETTLVTGTREVEDVSFRAFLASHAAPRFHWAAPDGLELVGAGEAARLMGHGTDRFEAVRDVAIECFEGADLVDGAARPRFFGGGAFHDDHEPSPPWEGFRAAEFVLPQIQLVRADEATHLTVSRGDGDKEALERDLVAALDTLSELPAMRPVGDPPGVVASRRTTTETEWTEQVESAIRRIEDGELRKVVLAVALAVTLETEVTVPDALERLRRSYPDCFRFLVQPTDQAGFFGVPPERLVRLEGPDARTEALAGSVARGDTPEADAELAQSLLDSEKIQHEQGLVTEAIEERLAPFGTVHVGDQGVRKLANIQHLQNPISLDLEVEAHVLDLVEALHPTPAVGGLPPAAAERTIRETETFERGWYASPVGWFDADGDGEFAVGIRSAVAGGRRATLFAGNGIVADSDPAAEWEEISLKYEPILAELARED